From Lemur catta isolate mLemCat1 chromosome 19, mLemCat1.pri, whole genome shotgun sequence, a single genomic window includes:
- the FLT3LG gene encoding fms-related tyrosine kinase 3 ligand isoform X4 has product MKSDGAGAETERNRETPLLLLLLLSPGLRGTQHCSFEHSPISSNFAVTIRKLSDYLLLDYPVTVASNLQEEELCGALWRLVLAQRWMEQLKTVAGSQMQGLLEAVNTEIVFVTSCTFQPLPSCLRFVQTNISCLLQDTSQQLVALKPWITRRNFSPCLELRCQPDPSTLPPPQSPGAWGATALPAPQPPLLLLLLLLLLLPVALVLPAAACCLRWRRTRQRMPCPGEQAPPTSSHQDVLLVEP; this is encoded by the exons ATGAAAAGCGACGGCGCTGGAGCAGAGACCGAGAGGAacagggag AcccccctgctgctgctgctgctgctcagcCCCGGCCTCCGCGGGACCCAGCACTGCTCCTTCGAACACAGCCCCATCTCCTCCAACTTCGCTGTCACCATCCGCAAGCTG TCTGACTACCTGCTTCTGGATTACCCGGTCACTGTGGCCTCCAACCTGCAGGAA GAGGAGCTGTGCGGGGCACTCTGGCGCCTGGTCCTGGCGCAGCGCTGGATGGAACAGCTCAAGACTGTGGCTGGGTCCCAGATGCAAGGCCTGCTGGAGGCTGTCAACACCGAGATAGTCTTTGTCACCTCATGTACCTTTCAG cccctccccagctgtcTTCGCTTCGTCCAGACCAACATCTCCTGCCTCCTGCAGGACACCTCCCAGCAGCTGGTGGCTCTGAAGCCCTGGATCACCCGCCGGAATTTCTCGCCGTGTCTGGAGCTCCGTTGTCAGCCCG accCCTCCACCCTGCCGCCCCCACAGAGTCCTGGCGCCTGGGGGGCCACAGCCCTGCCAGCGCCCCAGccacctctgctgctgctgctgctgttgctgctgctcctgccagTGGCCCTGGTGCTGCCAGCCGCTGCCTGCTGCCTGCGCTGGCGAAGGACGAGGCAGAGGATGCCCTGCCCTGGGGAACAG GCGCCCCCCACCTCCAGTCACCAGGATGTGCTGCTTGTGGAGCCCTGA
- the FLT3LG gene encoding fms-related tyrosine kinase 3 ligand isoform X3, whose translation MKSDGAGAETERNRETPLLLLLLLSPGLRGTQHCSFEHSPISSNFAVTIRKLSDYLLLDYPVTVASNLQEEELCGALWRLVLAQRWMEQLKTVAGSQMQGLLEAVNTEIVFVTSCTFQVSPELGEQPLPSCLRFVQTNISCLLQDTSQQLVALKPWITRRNFSPCLELRCQPDPSTLPPPQSPGAWGATALPAPQPPLLLLLLLLLLLPVALVLPAAACCLRWRRTRQRMPCPGEQAPPTSSHQDVLLVEP comes from the exons ATGAAAAGCGACGGCGCTGGAGCAGAGACCGAGAGGAacagggag AcccccctgctgctgctgctgctgctcagcCCCGGCCTCCGCGGGACCCAGCACTGCTCCTTCGAACACAGCCCCATCTCCTCCAACTTCGCTGTCACCATCCGCAAGCTG TCTGACTACCTGCTTCTGGATTACCCGGTCACTGTGGCCTCCAACCTGCAGGAA GAGGAGCTGTGCGGGGCACTCTGGCGCCTGGTCCTGGCGCAGCGCTGGATGGAACAGCTCAAGACTGTGGCTGGGTCCCAGATGCAAGGCCTGCTGGAGGCTGTCAACACCGAGATAGTCTTTGTCACCTCATGTACCTTTCAGGTCAGCCCTGAACTTGGGGAacag cccctccccagctgtcTTCGCTTCGTCCAGACCAACATCTCCTGCCTCCTGCAGGACACCTCCCAGCAGCTGGTGGCTCTGAAGCCCTGGATCACCCGCCGGAATTTCTCGCCGTGTCTGGAGCTCCGTTGTCAGCCCG accCCTCCACCCTGCCGCCCCCACAGAGTCCTGGCGCCTGGGGGGCCACAGCCCTGCCAGCGCCCCAGccacctctgctgctgctgctgctgttgctgctgctcctgccagTGGCCCTGGTGCTGCCAGCCGCTGCCTGCTGCCTGCGCTGGCGAAGGACGAGGCAGAGGATGCCCTGCCCTGGGGAACAG GCGCCCCCCACCTCCAGTCACCAGGATGTGCTGCTTGTGGAGCCCTGA
- the FLT3LG gene encoding fms-related tyrosine kinase 3 ligand isoform X1: MKRTGRRWRGNRPVNTEDRAGKMGRGLAEQDEKRRRWSRDREEQGDPPAAAAAAQPRPPRDPALLLRTQPHLLQLRCHHPQAGGAVRGTLAPGPGAALDGTAQDCGWVPDARPAGGCQHRDSLCHLMYLSAPPQLSSLRPDQHLLPPAGHLPAAGGSEALDHPPEFLAVSGAPLSARPLHPAAPTESWRLGGHSPASAPATSAAAAAVAAAPASGPGAASRCLLPALAKDEAEDALPWGTGAPHLQSPGCAACGALTCLGPHLAP; the protein is encoded by the exons ATGAAGAGGACAGGACGCAGATGGAGGGGAAACAGGCCGGTGAATACAGAGGACCGAGCCGGGAAGATGGGGAGAGGGTTGGCAGAGCAGGATGAAAAGCGACGGCGCTGGAGCAGAGACCGAGAGGAacagggag AcccccctgctgctgctgctgctgctcagcCCCGGCCTCCGCGGGACCCAGCACTGCTCCTTCGAACACAGCCCCATCTCCTCCAACTTCGCTGTCACCATCCGCAAGCTG GAGGAGCTGTGCGGGGCACTCTGGCGCCTGGTCCTGGCGCAGCGCTGGATGGAACAGCTCAAGACTGTGGCTGGGTCCCAGATGCAAGGCCTGCTGGAGGCTGTCAACACCGAGATAGTCTTTGTCACCTCATGTACCTTTCAG cccctccccagctgtcTTCGCTTCGTCCAGACCAACATCTCCTGCCTCCTGCAGGACACCTCCCAGCAGCTGGTGGCTCTGAAGCCCTGGATCACCCGCCGGAATTTCTCGCCGTGTCTGGAGCTCCGTTGTCAGCCCG accCCTCCACCCTGCCGCCCCCACAGAGTCCTGGCGCCTGGGGGGCCACAGCCCTGCCAGCGCCCCAGccacctctgctgctgctgctgctgttgctgctgctcctgccagTGGCCCTGGTGCTGCCAGCCGCTGCCTGCTGCCTGCGCTGGCGAAGGACGAGGCAGAGGATGCCCTGCCCTGGGGAACAG GCGCCCCCCACCTCCAGTCACCAGGATGTGCTGCTTGTGGAGCCCTGACCTGCCTGGGGCCTCATCTCG CCCCGTGA
- the PIH1D1 gene encoding PIH1 domain-containing protein 1 isoform X1, whose protein sequence is MANSQLLAPELSEAETMGAETARFEELLLQASKELQQAQTTRPESTQIQPQPGFCIKTNSSEGKVFINICHSASIPPPADVTEDELLQMLEEDQAGFRIPMSLGEPHAELDAKGQGCTAYDVAVNSDFYRRMQNSDFLRELVVTIAREGLEDKYSLQLNPEWRMLKNRTFLGSISQQNIRSKQRPRIQELGNLDMPDSRRDEEGPEKPHLNLWLEAPDLLLAEIDLPKLDGALGLSLEIGENRLVMRGPQQLYHLDAYIPLPINSDESRAAFHRKRKQLMVAMPLLSTPS, encoded by the exons ATGGCGAACTCGCAGCTACTGGCACCGGAGTTAAGCGAGGCAGAGACGATGGGTGCTGAGACGGCGCGATTCGAGGAGCTACTGCTGCAG GCCTCCAAGGAGCTCCAGCAAGCCCAGACAACCAGACCAGAATCTACACAAATCCAGCCTCAGCCTG GTTTCTGCATAAAGACCAACTCATCGGAAGGGAAGGTTTTCATCAACATCTGCCACTCTGCCTCCATCCCTCCTCCAGCTGACGTGACTGAGGATGAGCTTCTTCAAATGCTGGAGGAGGACCAAGCTGGGTTTCGCATCCCCATGAGTCTGGGAGAGCCTCATGCCGAACTGGATGCAA AAGGCCAGGGCTGTACCGCCTACGACGTAGCTGTCAACAGCGACTTCTACCGGAGGATGCAG AACAGCGATTTCTTGCGGGAGCTTGTGGTCACCATCGCCAGGGAAGGCCTTGAGGACAAATACAGCCTGCAGCTGAATCCGG AATGGCGCATGTTGAAGAACCGGACTTTCCTGGGCTCCATCTCCCAGCAGAACATCCGCTCCAAGCAGCGTCCTCGGATCCAGGAGCTGGGGAACCTGGACATGCCCGACTCCAGGAGAGATGAGGAAGG CCCAGAGAAGCCTCACCTGAACCTCTGGCTGGAAGCCCCTGACCTCCTGTTGGCCGAAATTGACCTTCCCAAACTG GATGGAGCACTGGGGCTGTCGCTGGAGATCGGGGAGAACCGCCTGGTGATGCGGGGCCCCCAGCAGCTGTATCACCTGGATGCCTATATCCCCCTGCCGATCAACTCTGATGAGAGCAGGGCAGCCTTCCACCGGAAGAGAAAG CAATTGATGGTGGCTATGCCCCTTCTGTCCACGCCTTCCTGA
- the FLT3LG gene encoding fms-related tyrosine kinase 3 ligand isoform X2, whose translation MKSDGAGAETERNRETPLLLLLLLSPGLRGTQHCSFEHSPISSNFAVTIRKLSDYLLLDYPVTVASNLQEEELCGALWRLVLAQRWMEQLKTVAGSQMQGLLEAVNTEIVFVTSCTFQVSPELGEQPLPSCLRFVQTNISCLLQDTSQQLVALKPWITRRNFSPCLELRCQPDPSTLPPPQSPGAWGATALPAPQPPLLLLLLLLLLLPVALVLPAAACCLRWRRTRQRMPCPGEQPRETDASIIPFYRGGH comes from the exons ATGAAAAGCGACGGCGCTGGAGCAGAGACCGAGAGGAacagggag AcccccctgctgctgctgctgctgctcagcCCCGGCCTCCGCGGGACCCAGCACTGCTCCTTCGAACACAGCCCCATCTCCTCCAACTTCGCTGTCACCATCCGCAAGCTG TCTGACTACCTGCTTCTGGATTACCCGGTCACTGTGGCCTCCAACCTGCAGGAA GAGGAGCTGTGCGGGGCACTCTGGCGCCTGGTCCTGGCGCAGCGCTGGATGGAACAGCTCAAGACTGTGGCTGGGTCCCAGATGCAAGGCCTGCTGGAGGCTGTCAACACCGAGATAGTCTTTGTCACCTCATGTACCTTTCAGGTCAGCCCTGAACTTGGGGAacag cccctccccagctgtcTTCGCTTCGTCCAGACCAACATCTCCTGCCTCCTGCAGGACACCTCCCAGCAGCTGGTGGCTCTGAAGCCCTGGATCACCCGCCGGAATTTCTCGCCGTGTCTGGAGCTCCGTTGTCAGCCCG accCCTCCACCCTGCCGCCCCCACAGAGTCCTGGCGCCTGGGGGGCCACAGCCCTGCCAGCGCCCCAGccacctctgctgctgctgctgctgttgctgctgctcctgccagTGGCCCTGGTGCTGCCAGCCGCTGCCTGCTGCCTGCGCTGGCGAAGGACGAGGCAGAGGATGCCCTGCCCTGGGGAACAG CCCCGTGAGACAGACGCAtctatcatcccattttacagaggaggacactga
- the RPL13A gene encoding 60S ribosomal protein L13a isoform X2, which produces MNTNPSRGPYHFRAPSRIFWRTVRGMLPHKTKRGQAALDRLKVFDGIPPPYDKKKRMVVPAALKVVRLKPTRKFAYLGRLAHEVGWKYQAVTATLEEKRKEKAKIHYRKKKQLMRLRKQAEKNVEKKIDKYTEVLKTHGLLV; this is translated from the exons ATGAACACCAACCCTTCCCGTGGCCCCTACCATTTCCGGGCCCCCAGCCGCATTTTCTGGCGGACTGTGCGAG GCATGCTGCCCCACAAGACTAAGCGAGGCCAGGCTGCCCTGGACCGCCTCAAGGTGTTTGATGGGATCCCACCACCCTATGACAAG AAAAAGCGGATGGTGGTTCCTGCTGCCCTCAAGGTTGTGCGTCTGAAGCCTACAAGAAAG TTTGCCTATCTGGGGCGCCTGGCTCATGAGGTTGGCTGGAAGTACCAGGCAGTGACCGCCACcctggaggagaaaaggaaggagaaggccAAGATCCACTACCGGAAGAAAAAGCAGCTCAtg AGACTACGGAAACAGGCCGAAAAGAACGTGGAGAAGAAAATTGACAAATACACAGAGGTCCTCAAGACCCATGGACTCCTAGTCTGA
- the RPL13A gene encoding 60S ribosomal protein L13a isoform X1 — protein MAEGQVLVLDGRGHLLGRLAAIVAKQVLLGRKVVVVRCEGINISGNFYRNKLKYLAFLRKRMNTNPSRGPYHFRAPSRIFWRTVRGMLPHKTKRGQAALDRLKVFDGIPPPYDKKKRMVVPAALKVVRLKPTRKFAYLGRLAHEVGWKYQAVTATLEEKRKEKAKIHYRKKKQLMRLRKQAEKNVEKKIDKYTEVLKTHGLLV, from the exons ATGGCGGAGGGGCAG GTCCTGGTGCTCGATGGCCGAGGCCATCTCCTGGGCCGCTTGGCGGCCATCGTGGCCAAACAGGTACTGCTGG GCCGGAAGGTGGTGGTTGTGCGCTGTGAGGGCATCAATATTTCTGGCAATTTCTACAGAAACAAGC tGAAGTACCTGGCCTTCCTCCGCAAACGGATGAACACCAACCCTTCCCGTGGCCCCTACCATTTCCGGGCCCCCAGCCGCATTTTCTGGCGGACTGTGCGAG GCATGCTGCCCCACAAGACTAAGCGAGGCCAGGCTGCCCTGGACCGCCTCAAGGTGTTTGATGGGATCCCACCACCCTATGACAAG AAAAAGCGGATGGTGGTTCCTGCTGCCCTCAAGGTTGTGCGTCTGAAGCCTACAAGAAAG TTTGCCTATCTGGGGCGCCTGGCTCATGAGGTTGGCTGGAAGTACCAGGCAGTGACCGCCACcctggaggagaaaaggaaggagaaggccAAGATCCACTACCGGAAGAAAAAGCAGCTCAtg AGACTACGGAAACAGGCCGAAAAGAACGTGGAGAAGAAAATTGACAAATACACAGAGGTCCTCAAGACCCATGGACTCCTAGTCTGA
- the FLT3LG gene encoding fms-related tyrosine kinase 3 ligand isoform X6: protein MTVLAPAWSPATPLLLLLLLSPGLRGTQHCSFEHSPISSNFAVTIRKLSDYLLLDYPVTVASNLQEEELCGALWRLVLAQRWMEQLKTVAGSQMQGLLEAVNTEIVFVTSCTFQPLPSCLRFVQTNISCLLQDTSQQLVALKPWITRRNFSPCLELRCQPDPSTLPPPQSPGAWGATALPAPQPPLLLLLLLLLLLPVALVLPAAACCLRWRRTRQRMPCPGEQAPPTSSHQDVLLVEP, encoded by the exons ATGACAGTGCTGGCACCAGCCTGGAGCCCAGCT AcccccctgctgctgctgctgctgctcagcCCCGGCCTCCGCGGGACCCAGCACTGCTCCTTCGAACACAGCCCCATCTCCTCCAACTTCGCTGTCACCATCCGCAAGCTG TCTGACTACCTGCTTCTGGATTACCCGGTCACTGTGGCCTCCAACCTGCAGGAA GAGGAGCTGTGCGGGGCACTCTGGCGCCTGGTCCTGGCGCAGCGCTGGATGGAACAGCTCAAGACTGTGGCTGGGTCCCAGATGCAAGGCCTGCTGGAGGCTGTCAACACCGAGATAGTCTTTGTCACCTCATGTACCTTTCAG cccctccccagctgtcTTCGCTTCGTCCAGACCAACATCTCCTGCCTCCTGCAGGACACCTCCCAGCAGCTGGTGGCTCTGAAGCCCTGGATCACCCGCCGGAATTTCTCGCCGTGTCTGGAGCTCCGTTGTCAGCCCG accCCTCCACCCTGCCGCCCCCACAGAGTCCTGGCGCCTGGGGGGCCACAGCCCTGCCAGCGCCCCAGccacctctgctgctgctgctgctgttgctgctgctcctgccagTGGCCCTGGTGCTGCCAGCCGCTGCCTGCTGCCTGCGCTGGCGAAGGACGAGGCAGAGGATGCCCTGCCCTGGGGAACAG GCGCCCCCCACCTCCAGTCACCAGGATGTGCTGCTTGTGGAGCCCTGA
- the ALDH16A1 gene encoding aldehyde dehydrogenase family 16 member A1, with product MAATRAGPRAREIFTTLEYGPAPESHACALAWLDTQDRLLGHYVNGKWSKPEHRNSVPCQDPITGENLASCLQAQAEDVAAAAEAARTAFESWSQLPGAVRAQHLTRLAKVIQKHQRLLWTLESLVTGRAVREVRDGDVQLAQQLLHYHAVQAHTQEQALAGWEPMGVIGLILPSTFSFLEMMWRICPALAVGCTVVALVPPASPTPLLLAQLAGELGPFPGIINVISGPASLGPVLASQPGVQKVAFCGALEEGRALRRALAGEGAELGLALGAEALLLLSDAADVDSAVEGVVDAAWSDRSPGGLRLLVQESVWEETMRRLQARMGRLRSGRGLDGAVDMGARGAAARDRAQRYVREAQSQGAQVFQAGDVPLDSPFYPPTLVSDLPPASPCAQAEAPWPVVVASPFRTAKEALALANGTPRGGSASVWSERLGQALELGYGLRVGTVWINSHGLRDPAVPIGGCKESGSSWHGGPDGLYEYLRRSGTPARLSYLSKNLNYDTFGLAVPSTLPAGPETGPTPAPPYGLFVGGRFQAPGARSSRPIQDAFGNLHGYVAEGGAKDIRGAVEAAHQATSGWAGQSPGARTALLWALAAALERRESTLASRLERQGVELKAAKAEVELSVRRLRTWGAQAEAQGQTLQVAGLRGPVLRLREPLGVLAIVCPDERPLLAFVSLLAPALAHGNTVVMVPSGACPLLALEVCQDMATLFPAGLVNVVTGDRDHLTRCLALHQDVQALWYFGSAQGSQFVEWASAGNLKPVWVSRGLPRAWEQEAEGAGPELGLRAARTKALWLPMGD from the exons ATGGCTGCGACGCGTGCAGGGCCCCGCGCGCGCGAGATCTTCACCACGCTGGAGTATGGACCAGCGCCGGAGAGCCACGCATGCGCACTG gcctggctggacACCCAGGACCGGCTCTTGGGCCACTATGTAAATGGGAAGTGGTCAAAGCCAGAACACAGGAATTCAGTGCCATGCCAGGATCCCATCACAG GAGAGAACTTAGCCAGTTGCCTGCAGGCACAGGCCGAGGATGTGGCTGCAGCCGCGGAGGCAGCCAGGACAGCATTTGAGAGCTGGAGCCAACTCCCTGGGGCCGTCCGTGCCCAGCACCTGACTAG GCTGGCCAAGGTGATCCAGAAGCACCAGCGGCTGCTGTGGACCCTGGAATCCCTGGTTACTGGGCGAGCCGTTCGAGAGGTTCGAGACGGGGACGTCCAGCTGGCCCAGCAGCTGCTGCACTACCATGCGGTCCAGGCACACACCCAGGAGCAGGCGCTGGCAGGCTGGGAGCCCATGG GAGTAATCGGCCTCATCCTGCCATCCACGTTCTCCTTCCTTGAGATGATGTGGAGGATTTGCCCCGCCCTGGCTGTGG gctgcaCTGTGGTGGCCCTTGTGCCCCCTGCCTCCCCGACACCCCTCCTCCTGGCCCAGCTGGCAGGGGAGCTAGGCCCATTCCCAGGAATAATCAACGTGATCAgtggccctgcctccctggggcCCGTCCTGGCCTCCCAGCCTGGAGTCCAGAAGGTGGCCTTCTGTGGAGCCCTCGAG GAAGGACGTGCCCTTCGGCGGGCGCTGGCAGGCGAGGGGGCCGAGCTGGGCCTGGCTCTGGGGGCGGAggcgctgctgctgctgagcGACGCGGCGGACGTGGACTCGGCCGTGGAGGGCGTGGTGGACGCAGCCTGGTCCGACCGAAGCCCG GGGGGCCTCAGGCTCCTCGTCCAGGAGTCTGTGTGGGAGGAAACCATGAGGCGGCTCCAGGCGCGGATGGGGCGGCTTCGGAGTGGCCGAGGGCTGGACGGGGCCGTGGACATGGGGGCCCGAGGGGCTGCCGCACGTGACCGGGCCCAGCGCTATGTGCGTGAGGCCCAGAGCCAGGGtgcgcag GTGTTCCAGGCCGGCGATGTGCCCTTAGACAGCCCATTCTATCCCCCAACCTTGGTCTCTGACCTACCCCCAGCCTCCCCGTGTGCCCAGGCAGAG GCGCCATGGCCTGTGGTCGTGGCTTCCCCTTTCCGCACAGCCAAGGAGGCACTGGCCTTGGCCAACGGGACGCCCCGGGGGGGCAGCGCCAGCGTGTGGAgcgagaggctggggcaggcgcTGGAGCTGGGCTACGG GCTCCGGGTGGGCACAGTCTGGATCAACAGCCACGGCCTCAGAGACCCTGCAGTGCCCATAGGGGGCTGCAAGGAGAGCGGGTCGTCCTGGCACGGGGGCCCGGAT GGGCTGTATGAGTACCTGCGGCGCTCAGGGACCCCTGCCCGGCTGTCCTACCTTTCCAAGAACCTGAACTATGACACATTTGGCCTCGCTGTGCCCTCAACCCTGCCGGCTGGGCCTGAAACAGGGCCCAC CCCAGCACCCCCCTATGGGCTCTTCGTTGGAGGCCGTTTCCAGGCTCCCGGGGCCCGGAGCTCCAGGCCCATCCAGGATGCATTTGGCAACCTCCATGGCTACGTGGCTGAGGGTGGAGCCAAGGATATCCGAGGTGCTGTGGAGGCTGCTCACCAGGCTACCTCTGG CTGGGCGGGCCAGTCGCCGGGGGCCCGGACGGccctgctgtgggccctggcagCCGCACTGGAGCGCCGGGAGTCCACCCTGGCCTCAaggctggagaggcagggagTGGAGCTCAAGGCTGCCAAggctgaggtggagctgagcgTGAGACGACTTCGGACCTGGGGGGCCCAGGCCGAGGCCCAAGGCCAAACCCTGCAG GTAGCCGGACTGAGAGGCCCTGTGCTCCGCCTGCGGGAGCCGCTGGGTGTGCTGGCTATTGTGTGCCCGGATGAGCGGCCCCTGCTTGCCTTCGTGTCCCTGCTGGCCCCCGCCCTGGCCCATGGCAACACTGTAGTCATGGTGCCCAGCGGAGCCTGTCCCCTGCTGGCCTTGGAGGTCTGCCAG GACATGGCCACCCTGTTCCCGGCGGGCCTGGTGAACGTGGTGACAGGAGACCGGGACCACCTGACCCGCTGCCTGGCCTTGCACCAGGATGTCCAGGCCCTGTGGTATTTCGGATCTGCCCAG ggCTCCCAGTTTGTGGAGTGGGCCTCAGCAGGGAACCTCAAGCCGGTGTGGGTGAGCAGGGGCCTCCCGCGGGCCTGGGAGCAGGAGGCCGAAGGCGCAGGCCCAGAGCTGGGGCTGCGGGCAGCACGCACCAAGGCCCTGTGGCTGCCCATGGGGGACTGA
- the FLT3LG gene encoding fms-related tyrosine kinase 3 ligand isoform X5 gives MKRTGRRWRGNRPVNTEDRAGKMGRGLAEQDEKRRRWSRDREEQGDPPAAAAAAQPRPPRDPALLLRTQPHLLQLRCHHPQAGGAVRGTLAPGPGAALDGTAQDCGWVPDARPAGGCQHRDSLCHLMYLSAPPQLSSLRPDQHLLPPAGHLPAAGGSEALDHPPEFLAVSGAPLSARPLHPAAPTESWRLGGHSPASAPATSAAAAAVAAAPASGPGAASRCLLPALAKDEAEDALPWGTAP, from the exons ATGAAGAGGACAGGACGCAGATGGAGGGGAAACAGGCCGGTGAATACAGAGGACCGAGCCGGGAAGATGGGGAGAGGGTTGGCAGAGCAGGATGAAAAGCGACGGCGCTGGAGCAGAGACCGAGAGGAacagggag AcccccctgctgctgctgctgctgctcagcCCCGGCCTCCGCGGGACCCAGCACTGCTCCTTCGAACACAGCCCCATCTCCTCCAACTTCGCTGTCACCATCCGCAAGCTG GAGGAGCTGTGCGGGGCACTCTGGCGCCTGGTCCTGGCGCAGCGCTGGATGGAACAGCTCAAGACTGTGGCTGGGTCCCAGATGCAAGGCCTGCTGGAGGCTGTCAACACCGAGATAGTCTTTGTCACCTCATGTACCTTTCAG cccctccccagctgtcTTCGCTTCGTCCAGACCAACATCTCCTGCCTCCTGCAGGACACCTCCCAGCAGCTGGTGGCTCTGAAGCCCTGGATCACCCGCCGGAATTTCTCGCCGTGTCTGGAGCTCCGTTGTCAGCCCG accCCTCCACCCTGCCGCCCCCACAGAGTCCTGGCGCCTGGGGGGCCACAGCCCTGCCAGCGCCCCAGccacctctgctgctgctgctgctgttgctgctgctcctgccagTGGCCCTGGTGCTGCCAGCCGCTGCCTGCTGCCTGCGCTGGCGAAGGACGAGGCAGAGGATGCCCTGCCCTGGGGAACAG CCCCGTGA
- the PIH1D1 gene encoding PIH1 domain-containing protein 1 isoform X2, with product MSVGAMANSQLLAPELSEAETMGAETARFEELLLQASKELQQAQTTRPESTQIQPQPGFCIKTNSSEGKVFINICHSASIPPPADVTEDELLQMLEEDQAGFRIPMSLGEPHAELDAKGQGCTAYDVAVNSDFYRRMQNSDFLRELVVTIAREGLEDKYSLQLNPEWRMLKNRTFLGSISQQNIRSKQRPRIQELGNLDMPDSRRDEEGPEKPHLNLWLEAPDLLLAEIDLPKLDGALGLSLEIGENRLVMRGPQQLYHLDAYIPLPINSDESRAAFHRKRKQLMVAMPLLSTPS from the exons ATGAGCGTTGGG GCCATGGCGAACTCGCAGCTACTGGCACCGGAGTTAAGCGAGGCAGAGACGATGGGTGCTGAGACGGCGCGATTCGAGGAGCTACTGCTGCAG GCCTCCAAGGAGCTCCAGCAAGCCCAGACAACCAGACCAGAATCTACACAAATCCAGCCTCAGCCTG GTTTCTGCATAAAGACCAACTCATCGGAAGGGAAGGTTTTCATCAACATCTGCCACTCTGCCTCCATCCCTCCTCCAGCTGACGTGACTGAGGATGAGCTTCTTCAAATGCTGGAGGAGGACCAAGCTGGGTTTCGCATCCCCATGAGTCTGGGAGAGCCTCATGCCGAACTGGATGCAA AAGGCCAGGGCTGTACCGCCTACGACGTAGCTGTCAACAGCGACTTCTACCGGAGGATGCAG AACAGCGATTTCTTGCGGGAGCTTGTGGTCACCATCGCCAGGGAAGGCCTTGAGGACAAATACAGCCTGCAGCTGAATCCGG AATGGCGCATGTTGAAGAACCGGACTTTCCTGGGCTCCATCTCCCAGCAGAACATCCGCTCCAAGCAGCGTCCTCGGATCCAGGAGCTGGGGAACCTGGACATGCCCGACTCCAGGAGAGATGAGGAAGG CCCAGAGAAGCCTCACCTGAACCTCTGGCTGGAAGCCCCTGACCTCCTGTTGGCCGAAATTGACCTTCCCAAACTG GATGGAGCACTGGGGCTGTCGCTGGAGATCGGGGAGAACCGCCTGGTGATGCGGGGCCCCCAGCAGCTGTATCACCTGGATGCCTATATCCCCCTGCCGATCAACTCTGATGAGAGCAGGGCAGCCTTCCACCGGAAGAGAAAG CAATTGATGGTGGCTATGCCCCTTCTGTCCACGCCTTCCTGA